ATATAAGAGATGCGGAAATAGTCAAACACGATTGCTAAACGACATGCATAATTACAATATAAGAATTACCAGATAGTATGTAGTCCAGAACCAGAGGATCCCAGTGTTCGGCTGTTTTCTTCTCCAAATGCTTTCAATGAAACTAAGGTGTTTATATGAGGAATTGCTTCTGATATAGAGATACTTCTACCAAAATCCTCGagtattttagaagaagaagatttcatGTCATAAAGATGCAGCTTCGATTCCGAGTAGCATAAAACTGTACCACCAGTCGTAAGGGCAAGTGACTTAGTGAATGGATCCATACTGATTAAACTGAACTCTTTATTCCAACCGAGTGActcatcttcttttttctttagtAACCATACATCAGAACTTCTGCGGTCTTGACTGTAGAGGGTACCAGAGAAATAACCTCCCAAAACCCCACCCCAGAGGTGCCCATTCGCAAATTCAGAAGAATACCGTACAAAAGTTTCATCAGCCAAATCAAAGGCTCCAGTTATACCATTTCCAAGATCCCAATAAACAAATCCATTAACAAATACAGCATTTCTTGTAGCAATATAACCTGAATCATTGTTTATCTTTCCTGCATTTCTCCATCCCTTACCACTGCCTAGAGTGTAAACCTCAATCTGTGCAAATTCACGTTCTCCCCATAACGTATAAATCCTAACAACTTTGTATTCATTAGTCGAAGCAACATAACCGAATCCACCCGACATGGAATCAACCAGACGATAATATATCCATCTATCGAGTTCCGGAAGAGTGATACATTCTCTAGTGATGGGATTACATACATAAGCAACAAAAGAAGCAGGAGTAGACCCACTCATGGTGTGACAATTCGGTAACCCATTTATACAAATCAAACCGTTACTCGAACCGAGGAAGCAATAATATTcaaatcaaattcagtttcttAACTCTAAGAGAAGAGACCTCATCATCATATTCTAAATAATATAATGATTCAGAGAACTGTTCACCAGAAAGATCATTCAACCTGACAATAAAGCTAAACTTACCAAAATTAGCAGCAGAATCAAAAGATTACTAAGGAGGAAATTCGAGTGCATTTGAGAGAACGAAGGACGTTGCTCCAGGTTTTGGAAACTGATTTATAATCCAACACTAATTCAGCTGGTAACCTAGTGAAGATGTCTAACATTATCTCAGCTGGAAGATCACTGAAATTCCCCATCAAAACTCTTTTGCTGATGAAGAATCACTGAGGATATAAATTGGGGGTTTAAGAAAGAACGACAGGAAATCAGTTTAGGGTTTTGTAAAGTGAAAAGGTTTTGTTTTAAATCGAAACCCCCAATGTTTGATTATAAATGGAGAGAGCACATTTGAGTTGTTACTTATGGAAGAGAAAAATCGGTTGACTCACCGAGTCATGACCTTGTTCGGTACTTTTTTAATGTGGACAAGGTAACTGCAATAGTATGTTTATTTTGTGAAGAGTAGAATGGATCCGGATCCCAAGCTGTGAAGATGAAATTTAGAAATCCGAGCCAAATAAAGGGTTGGACTGAGGGAGGATGGGGTAATCTGTTGGGCTTGAATTGGGCTTTAGAGGATGTGGCTATTTTTAATGTCTTAAATCAGAATTTGTGATAGGTAGGGATAAGAATGTTTGTAGTTAATGTTGAGCGACTACTTTTGATGTCTGGAATCAGAA
This is a stretch of genomic DNA from Papaver somniferum cultivar HN1 chromosome 1, ASM357369v1, whole genome shotgun sequence. It encodes these proteins:
- the LOC113340727 gene encoding F-box/kelch-repeat protein At3g06240-like; this translates as MSGSTPASFVAYVCNPITRECITLPELDRWIYYRLVDSMSGGFGYVASTNEYKVVRIYTLWGEREFAQIEVYTLGSGKGWRNAGKINNDSGYIATRNAVFVNGFVYWDLGNGITGAFDLADETFVRYSSEFANGHLWGGVLGGYFSGTLYSQDRRSSDVWLLKKKEDESLGWNKEFSLISMDPFTKSLALTTGGTVLCYSESKLHLYDMKSSSSKILEDFGRSISISEAIPHINTLVSLKAFGEENSRTLGSSGSGLHTIW